Within the Hevea brasiliensis isolate MT/VB/25A 57/8 chromosome 2, ASM3005281v1, whole genome shotgun sequence genome, the region gatttcatttacctgaatagttttgtaatataaattttgagtcttgtaatcaatgaaatgtttctttatgatgagattagtttgaaaatgaattgattgtttattgagatttgaattgtgaattgaaatgaagttactagagttgtatttgagaaaacatattgggagcattttcttttgcaggattgaagaactgttttctcaaaatacaggcggcactttgccgaaattttgaaaaaaaattttataacaccagattttaatcgatgatttaaatttcacgaaaattattttaaaattccttgtagtacatctaatgggttatcggtaggcgaagtacggtaattcattaggtatactatgggatcatgttatatcttacgagggagtagggtgtgacatgatatAACACAAATATCAGAACGATCAGTCACAAACACCCGTAAACAATACATGAACTAATCCCAATTCCTTGTATTttcacaatcaactattgcccatGCAATAGGAAAAATATGGTTATTGCCGTCCAGTCCCGTAGCACAAAATAAACACCCTTTGTACTTTCCATATAAAAATGTGGAGTCTATAAAAATAACTGGCCGACAGTGCTTGAAACCTTTAATTGTTTGTTTGAATGCCCAAAACATCCTATCGAAAACCCGATTCTCgggttttaatttattattaacaaaTAGAGGGTCATCTTCAATCAAGAACGAAGAATCGGGGTTGTGTTTGCACAAAGCAATCATGAATTGACGCAATCTTGTAAAAGATTTCTCCCAACCACTAAATATCTTAACAACTGCATCGTGTCTAGCCTTCCACATCTTCCGATAACTCGGCGTATATCCAACCTTATCTTTGATTTCTGCTTGTAACGCAGATATCTTCACATTTGGCTGTTCTCGTACAATTGCTAGGATGAAATCAGATATAAATTTGCTATCCAATTGCCTATGATCTTGTGAGATTGATGAATTAACACATGTATGGGGTCCGTTATATCGAGTAATTTTCCATATATCAGATCCTTCCCGAAGAGACGCACGCATTCTCCACTTACAATTATTGTTTCTATATTTGCACCTTATAGCATACGTTTTGCTCTTTGTCTCATCATAAGAAAACTCATGGTGTCTAAGTAAATGATATTCTTTGGCAGCTTTTTGGACAGCCTCTCTAGACGGAAATGTCATTCCAACTTCAAACTCATTCGATGGATCCCACATTGAACTATATTGCGGTTTTGACCATGGATCAACTGTTAGCAATGAAAAATCTAATTCACAGTAAGGTGGAGGATGGACAATAGGCATTTTTGGGTTTGCAACATGAGTGTTATAGTATGAAGGCAAGTTGACTACTACCTCATTATCATGCTCAACATCCTGATTGAAGTCTGCCTTATCACTATCAATCCATTGTTCATCAAAATCCTCTTCATCGACACCATTATTGGGGCAATAATGACTATCAGAAAAGTATGATTCATTTGAATCGTACACCCATCGACGTTCACAAATATCTTCAGATTCATTGATAACTCCCAAAACTTTATCCTCAAACGTACTACTATCAAGTTCAGACGATTGATAGCGTACAACTACCTCATCAGTAGTACCAACATTTGATGGTCCTGCTTCATCAACAACATTTCTAGATGCATCCGGTCAAAAAATATCAATATATAATTCTATCGATGACATACCTccaatttcatcaataaaattaaatataatatttatatcatCATCGTTAGTCAAACCTATACAGTCCCATTTCACTGAACCATCTCCTTCAATGGGTTGTCTGAAAAAGATATTCGATATAAATTCACACCCAGCTTCAAGATCAATTGCACGTACTATTTTCATATCTAAAGTACCAAAATTCATGCGTCTACCAATGGTAATGACTGTTGATGAACCTCCACAATAGTCGCAGCCTTCACCATCAATAATAATTTCTCCATCCCAATATAAGGTAGCAAACGATGGAGTTGATATTTTTCTGATTAAATAAGAATCCTAATTATTTGAATGACACataagaaaaattataattaatagtatTGCCTaactttgtaaaaaaaaaaaaaaaaggaattcaaaTAAAGATGCAGTTTGGTTGTTTATTTCGGCCAAacctattaaatttttaatttaaatctaaattttttttaaaaaatcaaacctAATGCTGCTGCGGTTTGATTCAGTTCACCTAAGAAATTCTATACGTACTCGGATAAACAGTCCGGTTCACCTCATATATTCAACTGTATGTGttgaaaaaaaataatcaaatgaatCGAACTAATTTGGTTTTCTGGttctattcatttaattatttttttattttctgaaTTCTCATAATTGATTAGGTTAACCACaaatattcaattattttaatttcttttatttttttatttttgtttgaactatcaacttaataatatatatttatattatatattctcTACAttctttattataaaatattataaacacTATTTTGCttgaaattttttcttctttctatagTTTTTACATTAAATATTTCTAATCTACATATTCAActactatattttaaaaaatatatatatatattttacgtTTTAACTAATATAAACTTTATTTCGGCTATTTGtggtatttattaatttttttgttttttaattatattaagaatataatattatattatctcttttattttattctttaatataatatattataaactaaatttcctattattttttctcttttttcactAACTTCTACAATTTttcaaagtgtatatatatatattcctttcGAATCTTAACctagttctaattttttttttttaaattaaaccaCTATATAGATTAAATTAACTTTTCCTATTATCCTTAAATTTCTAATttacattaaatttattttcttccaTAATTAAACTTTTTATTAAGAATATACTATTATCTTATCTCTTTCATTTCAttcttttatataatatattataaactaaatttcctattcatttatataaaattttatattttcaataaatttcatcATTTATCAAAATATTATACTAttactgatatatatatatatatatatatatatatatatatatatatatatatatatatatatatatatatatattgttaaaaatatttcctttaatttttaagattatctataaactagttaaaaattataaaaattaaatatatattatacaaaaaaaatcatttgaaaatattaataataaatcacTCATTTTTCTTCTAATATAAGACAATATCACCTAACATTTGTAAAAAATCACTCAACAACTACATATTATCACATGCAtgcatatttaaataaatattttatcaacTTTctacaaatataaatatataaaacactcaaatatttaaatataatatatatttattttcttaagAAAGTAAAATACGTACCAGGATAATATATCTTtagaaatcacaaaatacaagcacaattttttttttcactggtCCACCACTATGTTTTCTTCAGAGAAGAGTCCTCTGTTCATTCTGGCTTGACGGGACGCGACGAGCACGCAACGGGGCTGCATGACCGGGCTGCAGAGAATCTCTGCAAAGAGTTTCTGCAAGCTGACTATGATAGTGTCCTGCATTTGGACGCTGTTAAGAATAATGTCCCAGCTTCCGTACACTTCTCTTACTGGCGTCCAAGCTTTTGTATGCTTCTCTAATTGGCGTCTCGGCTTTGTCCCGCTCTGCACGCTATCTTTGATAGCGTCCCAGTCCAAAACGCTATCTTGACTAGCGTCTGTATTTTCTCCTCACCCTGTTTCCGTAATATTAGGATTTTCAACCCTTTTTCCGTATTTTCCTTCTCACGGCACACTCCTATGGTAATTAACCCGTGAATCCACTTCACTTTACAAGCCATGCTGGACTTGCAAGGGATGCTGCAGAAGCCTTTATGTGATGGAGTTGTGCTCCGGAAGTAGAACCACTGGATTTCAAAGAATTAGTACACTTCTTCAATGCACGTCTTTTGCACAAGCATTACTAAGATTTAAGGTCTTCAGCATTGAGGAATCTCATTCGCTGACTGCAGAAGCATGGGATGAACTTTCGGGTATATTTGAAAACATATGTAGTGCTACCATGATAGTTGTCCTGATTGCTGGAGAAGCAAACATGATTCCAAAAACAATATCATCAAAATGTCAGAAATTCTGTTTTCCAAGACTTAGTAGCATGGATGTCACATTAAAGCTATTAAGAATTGTATCCGAGGAGGCAATTACAATCGCAAAAGAAGCTCTGAAACTGATTGTTGCCGAGGCAGAAGGATCCTTGAAAGAAGCAGAACACATATTGGATCAGTTAACCATATTGGGACCAAGAATCACTAGTTCCATGGTCCAACAACTTGTAGGTGCCTTTTCTTTTAACTTCTATGCACACACAGAGACGTGCACACTCTTCTCCTTATCCATGGCTTAACAACACTGTGACAATATGTCAGCCACCTTCCTTCAGAGCCTTTATTAGACAATCTCATCAATGAAATTATATTCTTCTGCATGCAGGTAGGTCTAGTTCCGCAACATAAACTCGTCAACTTACTCAAAGCAGCTCTTTCTGGAGACAATAATAAGACTGTAACAATTGCCAAGGAATTGGTCGCAACTGGGATTGAAGCTGAAGCCATTGTATTCCAATTGACATCTCTTATTACAGATATACTCACATGTGCTGCTATCACTATTCCTAATCACTCAGCATTTGCTGGGCCATCCGAAGATGAAGAACTACTTCAAACTGAATCTCGACTGAGtaagatgcataaaatgattaaaCATTATATTCTTTAGCATTTCCCCACATACTAATTTTTTGGACAAATTTTGCAGTAAATACTCAATCAGAGAACTTGTGCTATGCCTTAAAGATATTAGCTGAAGCGGAGAAGCAACCTAGATCATCATTTGACCACAATGCATGGTTATTTGCAGCACTTCTACAAATTGCTTCAAGTGATAATTCTGGTGGAATATCCTTAGGAATTGCCTTTCCAAAGAGGATATTTCTACCCTCGGGTACCCTTTTTAGCATTGAGCTACAATGCAGACTTTAGAAGTCAATTAGGAAAAGAAATGGTTCAGGGAGCATAACTGAGAAACCTTGCAAACTTCTTGCAGGTGACACAATCTTATCCCACAGCAGAAAATTGGCAAGTCATCATTCTACCAGTAAAACTTCTGTGCAACAAAATGCATGCAGCAGAGACCTAAACACAACTAACGCAAGCATGGATAAGATAAAGGGAAAGGAGTTGAGAGGGTGCTCAGCTTAGCTAGCACAAGAGATGTGGATGAGATTTGGTTGAATATTCTTGAAAGAATACAAAGCAGAGATATGAAAGAATTCTTGTCCAGCCATGTGAAGCTTGCATCATTAACAGTATCCAGCGGTAATGCTCTTCTTTGTACTAGGTAGCTATCTAATACAATTACAATTTAATTGCTACAAAGAAAGTTTATTCAGCTGAAACCTTTTTTTTTTGGGTGGTAAATTTTCGCTAGCAACAGCCAATGTCATTGTACATTTGATGTTCAAAAGAGCTGAAGAGAAGCTTACCGCCCAGATGTCTGAAGAAAGCATATCAAAAGCTCTAGAAACTGCAATTGGATGCTCAGTGATGGTAAATATGAGCTTAGATCCAGCTGAATTGGGGATCATCAAAGAAGATAGCGGCTCTAACAACAACTGCCAGCCAGAAGAATGCAATCATCCAAGAGAACGGCAGCGGCAAAAACCATTTCCAGAGAATGTATATACCGCAAATTCTAGAGCCACACTACACCAAGGCATATATAGGAAATTGGGTTTTTCATCAGTTAACAACCCACAGCTCATTGAGTTGAAAGATAGCACGTTGATATCTGAAATGCAAGAAGCAAGAGAAAAAGAGGCACAGAGCCAGATGTTGCCTTTTTCTCGATCTCTGATGCAGGAGAACCAATTGAGAGCCCCCATTGGTCCCACGACCAATTCTTTGGGAAAGAATCAATTTTTACTAGACATAGCCCAGACCTTAAGAAAGGAAGAGCCTAAACATAAATGGTTGTCGTTGTCCTCTTTTCAGCAAAATGATGCAAGTGTCGAGCCATACAGGCAAGACATAATGTTCGAAAATGCAAATATGGACAAAGAGAACGGAGCCAAAAAAGCCAAGATCTCCCAAAAGGCTAATCCCAAGTTCATGAAGTTCACCTTTTGCAGGAGAACAGAGAAAGCAAGTatgcatgatttttttttttttttaaatagaagcATGGGCTTAAATTGAATCCACTTTTCTTTCTCATAATTTTGGGCAGAGGATTATTCAGCTCTTGGAGTTGCACGGAGTTGCTGTGTCAGAAGAAGACAAATGAAATTGTAATGAGCAGAGGATTTTTCTCCACATACAAATAAAAAATGTGTTTGCATTGAGCTCTGCAGTTAGTTACATCGGCCGTCTATAGGCCATCCCTGAACTCTTGAATCTTCAAATATAGAACGGCAAAAGTGCAGATGTGAATTTCATTCCCTTGTTAAGGATTACACTTTACAAGTTGTGTGACACTGCTGTGATGGGCACGAATCCAATAACTTTTGCCACGGCTCAATCTATGAAAATAGATCCACATTTGTTAATCTGTATCAGTCTAACAGCTTCTCAACTCAAAAAAATCCCCAAGTCTTATTTAATTAAACGGGCTTCTAGCTGACATCAGCTTTGAACAACGCCCGCTGAAAGAGAGGCAAAATTTTTGTTTAGTTTTTAGGCTTAAGACGGCCGTAAAGTTGACCGCAACCTTCGGTTTGAATAACCTGGAAAAATATAAAATAGTCTCCATTTCGAATGTTGGATATTGAAAAATCACAATATGGACAAGACTTCTGATAAAAGAAGGCAAGAGAAGTGGCTTGTTGGTACCTGCAGGATTTGGACTAAATAGTTTTAAGTTTTAGttgttaaaataataatttaattaaaagtaaaaatgcACAGAGTGcaggcaatttttttttttttaacatttactGTTAAGAGTATCTCATTTagtttttaattattaagattaagttttttttaataattttaaaactaaattttatttttttattttaatatataacttaattaatttaaaataaataatatttacatCCTTTTCAGTAGAATTAATTCCTGTTatctttttataataatttaatatatttaaaataaataatattaaacattttaataagattaacatgaataataattaaatattttctttatttagaaATATAATGAAAAgtgataataaattattataaattttaatattaaattaaaatgaaaacgtTGATCAATAACTCTGTATTTTGAGTTTAAAAGAGTATAATTACCATATGTAAGTTTATTTTTtgcatttcaaaaaaaaaaaaaatctcaatgcattattttgattttgaaATACAATAAcgaaaagaaatatatatatatataaagtgattAGGATCGAAAGTACGATACAGTAGAAGCGTACCGAATACGAGTATGCGACCAAGAAAATGGAACAACGCGGCAGCAGGCAACGTTAGTCAacgccaaaaattttaaagaggtCTGCGGGAAGGAAAATTCTTTCCTCTTTTGTGTGTATACAATTGGGGATATCACCATCGGCCTGCCTGCTCTGCTTTTTCTACTGTAACAGCGAACGAACACGAAGAATCTTcttatctatctatctatctatcttcTTTTCTGATTCTTGTCCTCTGTCCAGTTGTTtgcttttaaatttttagttctatTTATGTTTATATCTTTTCTTACGCGTaaatcaattcattagtcaatctaAGAGAAAGATTTGATTGGGGATAAGATTACTATTCGCTCGTATTACTTATAAATATACGAAGAAGGAAATTGGTGATCGATCGGAGGGAAAATGGTGAGAGAGACGGAATATTACGACGTGCTTGGGGTCAGCCCCACCGCCACCGAGGCGGAGATCAAGAAGGCTTATTACATCAAGGTAGATTTTTCTAAGATTATTTccaatttttaatttcattttaatttgccGAATCCTACTTATTCGATTGCATATCATTTTCGTGAATTGACATGCTATCTGGATCTGTACTTGATCAGGATCTGCTGCTTGTTTTGTTTTTATATCTGGGTTTTTACTTCTTCTTTTATACTGATCATTCGTTGCTTGTTAGTGTCATTCTGGCAGCTATTTTCATCCAGTCTCATTTCGCTTTCTCCTTTTTTGGCTTGCAGGCCCGACAGGTTCATCCAGATAAGAATCCCAATGATCCTCTTGCTGCACAAAATTTTCAGGCAAGTGTTTGCCTTTCCAATTTATGAGAAAATTTCTAGAAAGACAGGTATTATCTTTTTCTAGTGAAGATATTGCAGCCGGATTTGTTTCCTTTCTTCCCCTTCTTATTCTTTGTCAATAACACCATTGCAGTTGAAATCTTGACTAGGGTGCTTTGGGATTTCTGACTACTTCTGCTTTAATACTTAAATCATCATACCAACTATGAATGTTCTTCTTCTATACTCTGGCTGTAAACCTCCATCATAGTTTTATGACCAACAATTTACTAGTACAAATATGTATTACAGATTATAGAAATTGGCTACCGTAAAGTTTGGTTTCAACAAGCATAGCTAATAGGTATAAAAGGCTGTTGTCAGTTTTTTGGGCCCTTGTCGAAATTAGAAGTGTACTAACAAATGCTTGTGGAAACTAATAAACTATCCTTATAACTTATATATTGTTTGTTGAAAATGTTATTTTAGTCACTTGTTTGCTTGCTTGGACAAGACTATTAGGGGACTGATGTTTAAAGGATCAGAAGGGAATTGGGTATTGGAAAGTTAGTTATGTCTTATTCAAGTTTTATTCATTTGAATTCAGGCGTTGGGAGAGGCATACCAAGTATTGAGTGATCCTGCCCAACGGCAAGCATACGATGCATATGGGAAATCTGGAATCTCAACGTTAGTTTCTTGTTCTTAATCTATGAATAGGTGAATTTCAAGGTTGATAGAATGTATACTTCATGCATTTCTTTGACATGGCAATTTCACCCAATTCCATAGCGTTTTATGCACCCTGTGAAA harbors:
- the LOC110669229 gene encoding protein STICHEL-like 4 — translated: MELCSGSRTTGFQRISTLLQCTSFAQALLRFKVFSIEESHSLTAEAWDELSGIFENICSATMIVVLIAGEANMIPKTISSKCQKFCFPRLSSMDVTLKLLRIVSEEAITIAKEALKLIVAEAEGSLKEAEHILDQLTILGPRITSSMVQQLVGLVPQHKLVNLLKAALSGDNNKTVTIAKELVATGIEAEAIVFQLTSLITDILTCAAITIPNHSAFAGPSEDEELLQTESRLINTQSENLCYALKILAEAEKQPRSSFDHNAWLFAALLQIASSDNSGGISLGIAFPKRIFLPSGDTILSHSRKLASHHSTSKTSVQQNACSRDLNTTNASMDKIKGKELRGDMKEFLSSHVKLASLTVSSATANVIVHLMFKRAEEKLTAQMSEESISKALETAIGCSVMVNMSLDPAELGIIKEDSGSNNNCQPEECNHPRERQRQKPFPENVYTANSRATLHQGIYRKLGFSSVNNPQLIELKDSTLISEMQEAREKEAQSQMLPFSRSLMQENQLRAPIGPTTNSLGKNQFLLDIAQTLRKEEPKHKWLSLSSFQQNDASVEPYRQDIMFENANMDKENGAKKAKISQKANPKFMKFTFCRRTEKAKDYSALGVARSCCVRRRQMKL